Genomic DNA from Niallia circulans:
GTACCAGTTTGCGCCTGACCAATTAAGTCCTTGTTTTGAAGGCTCAAAGGAATTGTTTCAGCTTGAATCGGCGTTGCTTCCTCAAACCCCATTCTATTTAATGATTTCATCGTCGCAGAACTAATCCCTAAATCTTGAAACTTAACCAATATATTCAAACTCCTTCTAGTCATTAAAAATATCCACGGTTAATGGTCTATCCCAATTAGTAACCATTGTATGTACCCCATTTTACCCATCAATGAAACATATAAAAATGGTTTGACCCTCCACTTTATCCGTTTTTTCCCCAAACAGTTAATGAATTACACTAAACTACGTATATTATTTTCATGAATGCATAAGTTTTTGTGGATTATAATCATCACTTAAAATTAATAAGGAGAAACTCCGAGGCTATATGCTTTTTTTCTCAAGTTATGAGATACCGTTCAACCAATTTCATAGGAGAAATATTTCAAATGACTCTATAATTTTTTATAGCTAGCTACAACTAAAAAGTCAGCCAAAGACAGAGAAATTTCGACCACGATATGCAAACATTGCCCGCATAATAAAGTGATGCAACACGAGTAACGTCAAGCTGGATAATTTCTCTCTATTTGACTGCTTTTATTCCAGACAATCATTCGCCTTTTTCAGTATATCCATTTAACCTTTTTTCATAATGCTTTTAAAAATAATCTTATCACTTACAATATCGGTTTGCAATAATGTGGAAGTTCAAAAGCCAAGTTTCTGTCTCGGTTTTAAAACCCTCCTCAAGGCTTGCTGTTATTAGCCGGAACAGCAAGTTCCACTGAAATCAATTGAAAAAATAGGATATTAATCCTATCATTTTCCTGCTGTTAACATACTTAAGATACAGAATAAAGCAACACCATTAAGATAAAAAGTTTAATATTCGGGAGAAAAGAGCTTGATTATCCTTACAATGGCAGATTAAATGCTGAGAATCCTTAATATAGACCATTTCTTTTTTTTTTGCTTTGATTGTTTGATATAAATAATCAGCGCTTTTTAACGGCACTATCCCATCGCTGTCTCCTTGTGCAATAAATGTTGGAATTGTGACACTTTCCAGAAGCGGCTTAATATATCGTACAAGTTTTCTAAACTGAATAGTGGCAGAAAGAGGCGTTGTTTTAAATTTTTGGGAATAGCGGTTAAACAGTTCATTTTCAAACAGTTTTCCGTTATAAAGATCTCTACACATAATGATAAGATCAGCCCTTAACTGTTTAGGGTTAATATAAAAGGCTGCTGCACTCAACAGCACAAGCTTTTTAACAGGATAACGAGCAGCTAAATAGCTTGCAATCATTCCTCCCATTGAAAAGCCAACCACATAGACTTCATCATGTCTTTCTAACAATTCCTCCAATGCCCCTTCGGCACAGTGGATCCACTCATTAAAAGAGACCCCTTTTAATTGCAAAAGTTCACCGTGTCCTGGCAACACTGGCATTACACATTCCCAATCTGTATGCTCAAGCAGGTACTCAGCCAGCGGCTCCACCTCTTTTGGAGCTCCAGTAAATCCGTGAATACATAAACAAGCAGTCAATGATAACACCACCATTAGTTTTTGTTTACATTTTACACTATTACACCAGAAATTACACTTTTTTAACCTAGTCATGCTATTAACTCAAAAAGGGAACCAGAATCAGATAGATTCTTCGTTCCCTTTAATGTCCATTAAACCGATGATTGGAGAGCCTTAACGACTTCCTCTAATCTCATTCCTCTTGAAGCTTTTACAAGGACTGCTGTGTCAGCATCAACAACCTGTTCCAATTCCTTAATCAGTTCACTTTTGTCTAAGAAAGAGCGGACTCTATTATCAGCAAGAACCGTTTTTGCTCCTTCAGCAATATGCTCACCCAATTTTCCAAATGTAAATACATAATCAATGGCAGCAGCATCTATCGCCTCACCAATACTGTAATGGAAGATTGCTTCCTCTGAACCCAATTCTAGCATGTCTCCAAGAACAAGCACCTTAGATTTAAAGCCTGGTAAGCTTTGCAGCACATTAATAGCGGCTCTCATGCTGGTAGGACTGGCATTATAAGCATCATTGATAATTTTCAAACCGCCCTTGCCTTCCACAAGCTCCATTCTCATATTAGTCAGCTTAAGATTCTCAAAGCCTTCATTCATTTGCTCATAGCTGATATCAAAATAATCTGCCACTAGCATTCCTGCCAGTGCGTTTAAAATATTGTGTTTACCTAATATCGGCAGACTGAATTCCTGAGCACTTGTGTTGATTTTAAACTTGCTGCCAGTACTGCTTTCAACAATATCAAATGGATATAGATTGTTATTATCTTCTAACCCAAAGGAACAGCTTTCAGAATCAGCCTTCTTCAAGCTTGGGATTTTGCCTGTCAATAATGGTTCATCCCCAAAATAAACAATCCTGCCGCCTTCTTTTAATCCATTAAGTATCTCCAGTTTTGCTTCTGCAATGCCTTCCCTTGAACCAAGATCCTGCAAATGAGATTCCCCGATATTGGTAATGACAACAACATCAGGTTCAGCCAGCCTTGTTAAAAAGTCAATTTCTCCTCTGCCGCTCATTCCCATTTCCAACACAGCAATATTTGTGTCTTCCTCTAAGCTCAAAACAGTCAACGGAAGACCTAAATGATTATTATAATTTCCTTCTGTTTTCTGAACTTTATATTTCAGTGATAACAGATTTGTCGTAATATCCTTTGTGGATGTCTTTCCATTACTTCCTGTTATCCCGACAACTTTTATATCCAATTCATGGCGGTAACTTTTCGCAAGCTGCTGGATGCTCACAAGTGGGTCACTTACGAAAATTAGCGGTAAATGCTTAGGCGGATTGGGAACATCCTTTTGCCAAAACGCTGCCGCTGCTCCGTTTTGAATAGCAGCCTCCACATATTGATGCCCGTCTGTCTTATCTCCTTTAAAAGGAATGAAAAGATTGCCTTTTTGTATCTTTCTTGAGTCAATTGTCACCCCGTGAATAACAATTTCTCCGATATCACTTGAACTCAAAGTTGCCTCAGGTCCAATCATATGTGCTGCTTGTTGTAAAGAGCGCCGAATCATAGCAGTCTCCTCCTTCTTTTATGTACACTTAAACTCTTTTTAAAGTTTATTGCCAAAAAAAAGAGGCAAATAAGAGATGCCTCTTTTTTTAAGAGTTGGCTCATTTTATCTCAAATATGCCTATACCCATTAAAAAGTATATTTAATGCTTTGTTTTTCTTGGTGTCTTTCCAATGCTAGATCTACAAGTTTTTCAATAAGTGCTGCATATTCTACATCTGTATGCTTCCATAATAGCGGGAACATGCTGAATGGCGTAAACCCAGGCATTGTGTTTACTTCGTTAATATACACCTCTCCTGCACTCGTTAAGAAGAAGTCAGCACGCACAAGACCAGAACAATCTAAAGCTTTAAATGCTTTAATTGCGTCTTCTTTTATAGCTGCATATTCCTGCTCTGAAACCTCTGCAGGGATAATTAGGCCTGTATTTCCGTCCTCATATTTTGCTTTATAGTCATAAAAATCTGTTTTCGGTAAAATTTCTCCAGCAACTGTTACTGCTGGGTAGTCATTGCCAAGGACACCGACTTCGATTTCTCTTGCTATGACGCCTTCTTCCACAATAATTTTGCGGTCAAATTGGAAGGCTTCTTCAAACGCAGCATCCAATTCTGTGCGGGATGTGCATTTACTTATCCCTACACTTGATCCTAGGTTAGCAGGTTTAACAAAGCAAGGGTAACCAAGATCCTCTTCTACTTTAGCGTATGCAGCTTCCTTAGCACCTTGCCATTCACTTCTAATGAAGGATGTATATTTAACCTGGTTCAATCCAGCTACTTCAAAAATATTTTTCATGACAACCTTATCCATACCTGCTGATGATGCAAGTACACCATTACCCACATAAGGAAGATTCAAAAGTTCAAGCAAACCTTGAACAGTTCCGTCTTCTCCATTTGGTCCATGCAGCAATGGAAAGATTACATCAAGAGAACTGTCATTTGTTTGGAACAAGTCAGGAGAAAGTACTGTCGCAGAATGGCCAACCGGTCTTGTAAACTCTAATTCTTTCACTGTTTCTACAGGTCCTGTTAGCTGATTTCCTTTAATCCATTCACCCGTCTCCGTTATGTATATAGGATGAATATCAAATTTATCTGTATCCAAGGCTTTTATAACCGCCAAGGCTGTTTGCATACTAACTTTATGTTCAGCGGATTTCCCACCATATAATAAACCGATTTTTTTCTTCATCATTCGTACCTCCATATTTTAAAGACACACACTTGTTATTCTACCACTAGAACTTTATCTTCAAAAGAGGAATCATGGACTAGCATAAGGCTTTTTATCAATTTGTAAAGTTTCTACATGATTTGTAATAATTTATGTTCAGAGATAAGAAAATGCAGCTTATTCACACAATTTTATTTAGGCATATTCTCCAAAAATTAGCGGTCAACCCTATAAGTGAAAAGAGCGTCAATTATCAGGACCTTTTTCTCCTTGATTTGCTTTACTCACATGAAAAACCTTTGCGCTTCTCTCATATTCAATATCACGGACCCCACTGCGAAAGTTCATGACTCGCGCTAATGCAAAAAAATAATCAGATAAACGGTTCAAGTATTTTAATGGCAAATCGGGAACGTTATCTTCTTCGCTCATTAAGCTAACTACACATCTTTCTGCCCGTCTCGTTACCGTTCTGGCAATATGAATGGCTGCCGCGGCGTTTGTTCCCCCAGGTAAAATAAATCTCTCAAGCGGCGGCGCTTCTTCTGTTAACATATCTATACGCTTCTCTAAAAAAGTGACAGCTTCCTCTGACAGTTTTAATTGCCTATCTTTTACTATGCTTGCTAAATCCCCGCCACAATCAAACAATTCATGCTGGATTTTTTCCAAATCTTCCTTTACATCTAAAAAGGACTCCTGCTCTAGTAAGGATATTGCTTGTCCAACAAAACAATTTGCTTCATCCACTGTGCCATATGCTTCGACTCTGATGTCATCCTTGGCAATTCTTCCGCCAATAATGCTCGTCTTGCCTTTATCACCTGTTTTCGTATAAATCTTCATTTCATCCCTCTTTTCTAGCTTTTATGCTGCTTTCCCTTTTATCCAAAGCCTCTGTCAAACATTCATAAACACCTTTAGCAACAACCTTGCCTATTGAAGTAATTGTGCCCGCAAACTCATGATGCTCCCCACTTTGGGTAGCTGCAATAAGTAAGCTGTCTGTTGGAGTACCTGTCGCTGCAGTTCCTGTAAGAGGATCAACGACTTGTCTGTTACGAAGAACACTTGTCTTCGCTTCTGTCGCTGTCATTGCACATTGCAGAAATGCTTGTTCAGACAGCTCTCCATTAATGAAAATCCACAGATTGATTGTGCCAGGTAATATATGTGAGGGATGCTGCTCACTTAAAGCAGCGTCCACCGCATGCCCTACACTTGCAGTGACAACAATAAAAACAGAGGAAGCACCTACTTGATAGCTTCCGTACGCAACATCCTCAAGCTCAACTGCGGTCATCATTCCAACCGTTTCACTCGGCAAAAAGCCATTGTTCGCAAGATAACTATTCATCTCCACCTTATAATCATCGCAATGGTAGTCTTTATTTACATGTCGATTAACAAAGTATTTATGCCAGCCGACTCCAGCTCCCGTCACACCAGAAGACAGTGTTTTTAATGGAAAGTTAGTAGTAATAGATATGTAATCACGGGATATGTGTAAATGTTCTTCACCGATTACTTCTTGCCCTAATTTTTTAGCTGATGCAGGAGAAATAACTAGCTGAGCAGCAGGAACTTGCGGATGTAAGGTTCTCAATACGTCTGTTTTATATACCTTTTTTATTGTATTCTCTTGCAGAACTTCACGAGGATTAGCATCTGATTCTATCTGATTGTGATGAAGCAGCAAAAGCCTGTCGCAATACAAGCTAGCTAAATTCAAATCATGAAAAATACACACGATGGTCAGTCCTTTATCCCTGCTCCATGCTTTCAAAGAATCAAGCAGTTCTTTTTGAAAGGATAGATCTAGATGATTAGTAGGTTCATCAAGAAGAAGAATCTCCGGCTCCTGTGCCAAGCATTGTGCTAAATACACACGCTGCTTTTCGCCTCCGGAAAGCTCTCCTATTAAGGAATCACTGTAATGACTTATACCTGTCTGTTCCATTGCTCTGCTAATAATGGCTTTATCCTCGCCAGTCAAACCCTGTATCCAGCCTGTTTGGTGAGCATATCTGCCCATTGAAACGATTTCTTTTACAGTATAAGAAAAGGTCTCTGTCGTTTGTTGAGAAAGGGTAGAAACGATTCTCGCAAGTTCTTTTTGTTTATATTGTGCAAGCTTTCGCTCTTTAATAAATAGATCACCAGAATCCGGTTCGAGGATACCGCTTATCAGTTTAAACAATGTTGTTTTCCCACTACCATTCGGACCAAGAATGCCAAGCATCTCCCCTTTTTGTACAGAAAAAGTGATATTCTCTAGCACCTTCTTCTTTCCGTAATGAAAGGAAAGTCCTTTTGCTTCAAGCATCGTTTTACCTCCTTTTCCTTCTAAGATTTAACAGCAACAAGGCAAATACAGGGGCACCTGCAAGTGCAGTTATAACACCAATTGGCAGCTCAGCAGGAGATATGATGGATCTTGCCAGCAAGTCAGCGAGAATTAGAAAACCGCTCCCAACGAAAATAGACAACGGCAGCACATGACGATGATCAGGTCCAGTCAGCATTCTGACTAAATGAGGAATAACAAGACCGACAAAGCCAATTGTCCCTGACACTGCAACAGCAGCTCCAGTTAGCATACTTCCAGCAAGCAAAATCAGTATCTTTCTAGACCTTACTTGTACGCCTAAATGCTGTGCTCGCTCTTCTCCGAACGCCAGTATATTGAGTTCCTTTCCTTGCAGCAGCAAAACGAGACATCCGATAACAAAAAAAGGAAGGAACATTTGAATATAAGTCCAGCCTCTCATCGATACACTTCCGAGCAGCCAGCCAATAATCTGTCTTAGCTCATCACCGGTTAAGGCGATGAAGAGCGAGATAAAGGCAGCTAGAAACGAACTAAAGATAATGCCTGTCAGTATAATTGTTTCTACCTTCATTGCAGGGTCAAGTCTTCTTGCGAACAATAAAACACAAAGTATCGTTATAAAGGCAGACAGGATACTTAGTACAGGCAGTGTGTACCCGCCCAAAACGGGGATTGAAATATGAAAGAACAACGTTGCAACAGCTCCAACCGAAGCGCCTGAAGATACACCTAATGTATAAGGGTCCGCTAACGGATTTCGCAACAAACCTTGAAAAGAGCATCCAGCAATAGCAAGACTTGCACCAACAAGCCCAGAAAGAATAACACGTGGAAGACGGATATTATAAACAATATTTGCCTGCATTTTATCTACATCAAATATCTCGTTTGGACTGATTAAGTTAACGAAGAGTTTGGCAATGGTCAAAAAGGGAACTGAAACGGTTCCAACTGAAACCCCAAAGAAAAGTGCGATGATGAGAA
This window encodes:
- a CDS encoding UDP-N-acetylmuramoyl-tripeptide--D-alanyl-D-alanine ligase; this encodes MIRRSLQQAAHMIGPEATLSSSDIGEIVIHGVTIDSRKIQKGNLFIPFKGDKTDGHQYVEAAIQNGAAAAFWQKDVPNPPKHLPLIFVSDPLVSIQQLAKSYRHELDIKVVGITGSNGKTSTKDITTNLLSLKYKVQKTEGNYNNHLGLPLTVLSLEEDTNIAVLEMGMSGRGEIDFLTRLAEPDVVVITNIGESHLQDLGSREGIAEAKLEILNGLKEGGRIVYFGDEPLLTGKIPSLKKADSESCSFGLEDNNNLYPFDIVESSTGSKFKINTSAQEFSLPILGKHNILNALAGMLVADYFDISYEQMNEGFENLKLTNMRMELVEGKGGLKIINDAYNASPTSMRAAINVLQSLPGFKSKVLVLGDMLELGSEEAIFHYSIGEAIDAAAIDYVFTFGKLGEHIAEGAKTVLADNRVRSFLDKSELIKELEQVVDADTAVLVKASRGMRLEEVVKALQSSV
- a CDS encoding cob(I)yrinic acid a,c-diamide adenosyltransferase; this encodes MKIYTKTGDKGKTSIIGGRIAKDDIRVEAYGTVDEANCFVGQAISLLEQESFLDVKEDLEKIQHELFDCGGDLASIVKDRQLKLSEEAVTFLEKRIDMLTEEAPPLERFILPGGTNAAAAIHIARTVTRRAERCVVSLMSEEDNVPDLPLKYLNRLSDYFFALARVMNFRSGVRDIEYERSAKVFHVSKANQGEKGPDN
- a CDS encoding D-alanine--D-alanine ligase translates to MKKKIGLLYGGKSAEHKVSMQTALAVIKALDTDKFDIHPIYITETGEWIKGNQLTGPVETVKELEFTRPVGHSATVLSPDLFQTNDSSLDVIFPLLHGPNGEDGTVQGLLELLNLPYVGNGVLASSAGMDKVVMKNIFEVAGLNQVKYTSFIRSEWQGAKEAAYAKVEEDLGYPCFVKPANLGSSVGISKCTSRTELDAAFEEAFQFDRKIIVEEGVIAREIEVGVLGNDYPAVTVAGEILPKTDFYDYKAKYEDGNTGLIIPAEVSEQEYAAIKEDAIKAFKALDCSGLVRADFFLTSAGEVYINEVNTMPGFTPFSMFPLLWKHTDVEYAALIEKLVDLALERHQEKQSIKYTF
- a CDS encoding alpha/beta hydrolase; its protein translation is MLSLTACLCIHGFTGAPKEVEPLAEYLLEHTDWECVMPVLPGHGELLQLKGVSFNEWIHCAEGALEELLERHDEVYVVGFSMGGMIASYLAARYPVKKLVLLSAAAFYINPKQLRADLIIMCRDLYNGKLFENELFNRYSQKFKTTPLSATIQFRKLVRYIKPLLESVTIPTFIAQGDSDGIVPLKSADYLYQTIKAKKKEMVYIKDSQHLICHCKDNQALFSRILNFLS
- a CDS encoding FecCD family ABC transporter permease, coding for MFLNKRKAAYLLAAFFLIIALFFGVSVGTVSVPFLTIAKLFVNLISPNEIFDVDKMQANIVYNIRLPRVILSGLVGASLAIAGCSFQGLLRNPLADPYTLGVSSGASVGAVATLFFHISIPVLGGYTLPVLSILSAFITILCVLLFARRLDPAMKVETIILTGIIFSSFLAAFISLFIALTGDELRQIIGWLLGSVSMRGWTYIQMFLPFFVIGCLVLLLQGKELNILAFGEERAQHLGVQVRSRKILILLAGSMLTGAAVAVSGTIGFVGLVIPHLVRMLTGPDHRHVLPLSIFVGSGFLILADLLARSIISPAELPIGVITALAGAPVFALLLLNLRRKRR
- a CDS encoding adenosylcobinamide amidohydrolase — encoded protein: MLEAKGLSFHYGKKKVLENITFSVQKGEMLGILGPNGSGKTTLFKLISGILEPDSGDLFIKERKLAQYKQKELARIVSTLSQQTTETFSYTVKEIVSMGRYAHQTGWIQGLTGEDKAIISRAMEQTGISHYSDSLIGELSGGEKQRVYLAQCLAQEPEILLLDEPTNHLDLSFQKELLDSLKAWSRDKGLTIVCIFHDLNLASLYCDRLLLLHHNQIESDANPREVLQENTIKKVYKTDVLRTLHPQVPAAQLVISPASAKKLGQEVIGEEHLHISRDYISITTNFPLKTLSSGVTGAGVGWHKYFVNRHVNKDYHCDDYKVEMNSYLANNGFLPSETVGMMTAVELEDVAYGSYQVGASSVFIVVTASVGHAVDAALSEQHPSHILPGTINLWIFINGELSEQAFLQCAMTATEAKTSVLRNRQVVDPLTGTAATGTPTDSLLIAATQSGEHHEFAGTITSIGKVVAKGVYECLTEALDKRESSIKARKEG